In Eubalaena glacialis isolate mEubGla1 chromosome 4, mEubGla1.1.hap2.+ XY, whole genome shotgun sequence, one DNA window encodes the following:
- the GPX3 gene encoding glutathione peroxidase 3 isoform X2 — MAEMDCHAGLSSTIYEYGALAIDGEEYIPFKQYAGKYILFVNVASYUGLTGQYVELNALQEELAPFGLVILGFPCNQFGKQEPGENSEILATLRHVRPGGGFVPNFQLFEKGDVNGEKEQKFYTFLKNSCPPTSELLGSPGRLFWDPMKVHDIRWNFEKFLVGPDGAPIMRWHHRTTVNTVKMDILTYMRRRAALEAKGK, encoded by the exons atggcagag ATGGACTGCCATGCTGGCTTGAGCAGCACCATCTACGAGTATGGCGCCCTCGCCATTGACGGGGAGGAGTACATCCCCTTTAAGCAGTACGCTGGCAAATACATCCTCTTTGTCAACGTGGCCAGCTACTGAGGCCTGACGGGCCAGTACGTTG AACTGAATGCACTACAGGAAGAACTTGCACCATTTGGTCTGGTCATTCTGGGCTTCCCCTGCAACCAATTCGGAAAACAGGAACCAGGAGAGAACTCGGAGATCCTAGCCACTCTCAG GCATGTCCGACCAGGTGGGGGCTTCGTCCCCAATTTCCAGCTCTTTGAGAAAGGGGATGTGAACGGGGAGAAAGAACAGAAGTTCTACACATTCCTGAAG AACTCCTGTCCTCCTACCTCGGAGCTCCTGGGCTCACCGGGCCGCCTCTTCTGGGATCCCATGAAGGTCCATGACATCCGCTGGAACTTTGAGAAGTTCCTGGTGGGGCCAGATGGTGCTCCCATCATGCGCTGGCACCACCGCACCACGGTCAACACTGTCAAGATGGACATCCTGACCTACATGCGGCGCCGGGCCGCCCTGGAGGCCAAGGGGAAGTAA
- the GPX3 gene encoding glutathione peroxidase 3 isoform X3 encodes MDCHAGLSSTIYEYGALAIDGEEYIPFKQYAGKYILFVNVASYUGLTGQYVELNALQEELAPFGLVILGFPCNQFGKQEPGENSEILATLRHVRPGGGFVPNFQLFEKGDVNGEKEQKFYTFLKNSCPPTSELLGSPGRLFWDPMKVHDIRWNFEKFLVGPDGAPIMRWHHRTTVNTVKMDILTYMRRRAALEAKGK; translated from the exons ATGGACTGCCATGCTGGCTTGAGCAGCACCATCTACGAGTATGGCGCCCTCGCCATTGACGGGGAGGAGTACATCCCCTTTAAGCAGTACGCTGGCAAATACATCCTCTTTGTCAACGTGGCCAGCTACTGAGGCCTGACGGGCCAGTACGTTG AACTGAATGCACTACAGGAAGAACTTGCACCATTTGGTCTGGTCATTCTGGGCTTCCCCTGCAACCAATTCGGAAAACAGGAACCAGGAGAGAACTCGGAGATCCTAGCCACTCTCAG GCATGTCCGACCAGGTGGGGGCTTCGTCCCCAATTTCCAGCTCTTTGAGAAAGGGGATGTGAACGGGGAGAAAGAACAGAAGTTCTACACATTCCTGAAG AACTCCTGTCCTCCTACCTCGGAGCTCCTGGGCTCACCGGGCCGCCTCTTCTGGGATCCCATGAAGGTCCATGACATCCGCTGGAACTTTGAGAAGTTCCTGGTGGGGCCAGATGGTGCTCCCATCATGCGCTGGCACCACCGCACCACGGTCAACACTGTCAAGATGGACATCCTGACCTACATGCGGCGCCGGGCCGCCCTGGAGGCCAAGGGGAAGTAA